One segment of Chionomys nivalis chromosome 1, mChiNiv1.1, whole genome shotgun sequence DNA contains the following:
- the LOC130878624 gene encoding C-type lectin domain family 2 member H-like — translation MPAEKVEETSMGMVKAEMSAPDHLPEGDMGKKQQGKCLRIISTEFPVKLYCFCVVIMVLTVAVIVLSVTLSVRKENQVVLTPGSCYANCPNGWIGFGNKCFYFSEDRRNRTLSQAYCEAQASQLARFDSLEELNFMKRYASYPIRWIGLYRESSQHPWKWTDNTEYNHLERIFGGAHMGALSDYMITNHGSHTKQFWICSKFNSRTLQYSMSTTL, via the exons ATGCCTGCTGAAAAGGTTGAAGAGACTTCCATGGGCATGGTAAAAGCAGAAATGTCTGCCCCAGACCACCTTCCAGAGGGAGACATGG gtAAAAAGCAGCAAGGAAAATGTCTCAGAATCATCTCTACCGAGTTTCCTGTTAAGCTTTACTGCTTCTGTGTAGTAATTATGGTTCTCACTGTAGCTGTAATTGTGCTTTCTGTTACCTTGTCAG tgagaaaagaaaaccaagtcgTTTTGACCCCTGGATCTTGCTATGCCAACTGCCCAAATGGCTGGATTGGATTTGgaaacaaatgtttttatttttctgaagataGGAGAAACAGGACACTCAGCCAGGCGTACTGTGAGGCACAGGCTTCCCAACTAGCTCGATTTGATAGCCTGGAAGAGCTG AATTTCATGAAGAGATATGCATCATATCCTATCCGTTGGATTGGCTTGTATAGAGAGTCATCGCAACACCCTTGGAAGTGGACAGACAACACTGAATATAATCACTT ggaACGTATTTTTGGAGGTGCACATATGGGTGCTCTGTCTGACTATATGATCACCAATCACGGGAGCCATACAAAGCAATTTTGGATTTGTAGCAAGTTCAACAGCCGTACTTTACAGTATTCAATGTCCACTACTCTTTAA